The following proteins are co-located in the Halococcus salifodinae DSM 8989 genome:
- a CDS encoding type IV secretory system conjugative DNA transfer family protein, whose protein sequence is MGLTSFLSGDSEPSVIEADDTLATDLYDRSRDARLQTVRPYKNTENGLERGMKLLTALHDPDTGMFGMRNKSESLAFELHYGAETELLQSRVATKSEERFELVDRQVQSHYGDSDTREVDPAFLEVQPGQYVSGTTLQLRQRDEFERLRPIRNFRLDPDHFEIGPFRSIAREMVGAAHRPDCDVLVQSVIKPAVSTAKWDRNNWWYGIDQTIDSVTGKDGGSSMNWGEVGKAITEPIQQAAMTEKQRSREERSRRREREENGNRFTGGSGEEPTASRSDVAQLLDQQRGMRGYHLCIRIIAVSDDREEAQKRVQDTAGMFRNFYDSRFQQGFVPVNPSGKKLHRMLQHAASREYTDRKMTFPVDTLTGVCKIPTDLALQQFDHSMSAAGQGVPPRTPRFDWDEAGLDRATASLTERQRALLSTTDPTQPYWYGYGMRSEVEAGVKPDILNVHQFVGGSTGVGKTTLLTNFFYQVMQRGHGGLFFDPKGQDAKDIVRLLPDHREDDLVFIDIGADAEYEVGFNFLEIPLEDPDPESQAFDSAVSALADDFEALLAQSGDGSSWGARMSGITRAVVRGLAEYQVRTDETVTMLDMAFLLADEEGRQRIHEMMGEERIEWIQQATHVIAEYSQDDLEPLFRRLWEWIFSSTIRSVASHPSTTISIDDIVREGKIVVVRNSSGADTPKRLITTALLRRLWVSIREQTNRDDHPDPPQFYVVCDEFDKVVSEKSNIHNILREARAFGLSLTFAAQNLDTGGGDDVGIPESIQKAIRGNCKTFLTFDPGDPEDAKDIAHQHSKSIDGEDIEELSKFRIYMRTHDDQDDKTDSYKVQTLPPAPESLSDGKVRSDAETNTLIAESQERYGQPVRSNSDIKDEMLIDATGGTGTIDADAALPDELDMEDKRVRNRALKVIYDESVRQGDPGGFVAVEDCLGRLRRYLPGGEEINSVGQAWREVFQEISDAYLADRENVIEEGEDAQTEVKALDTGFMNIGHKENDGGKEHWEQMADAYVPFTQLGFVFDIPEQTGGAMPDGLAKLDDALYLDDLDVDDHDRVATRVNNYRDEHAVLDRLAGTQDAFIESEHSTGQTQPSQTISNLAQAHNEGHRCLFICRPGDAEAIYDTVAGEEPCYRDGHSIEGEQRFYTFTNSLSIDGQQITRPGASDNVWVYDEQTGQYILRDNDGTEHARFNTAADIFTDASAYPSGGDRTIKPPAIPEYEFDGGDPNAVEWDIITVPESERDEDGEKIPLSSADLELYRPDEENQPLSEMILQVCHGDGSDEQAVEPSSPADTAGKEPTVSDGGSDTAEVANTDKTDGVSQNETNEEETQGSHDDPEADNISRLS, encoded by the coding sequence ATGGGTCTGACCTCGTTCCTCAGCGGTGATTCCGAGCCGTCGGTCATCGAGGCCGACGACACGCTTGCGACCGACCTCTACGACCGCTCGCGTGACGCGCGCCTCCAGACCGTTCGCCCGTACAAAAACACTGAGAACGGCCTCGAACGCGGCATGAAGCTGCTCACCGCGCTCCACGATCCCGACACCGGGATGTTCGGGATGCGAAACAAGTCCGAATCGCTCGCTTTCGAGCTCCACTACGGCGCTGAAACCGAACTCTTGCAGTCCCGCGTTGCGACGAAATCCGAAGAACGCTTCGAACTCGTCGACCGCCAAGTGCAATCGCATTACGGCGATAGCGACACGCGAGAGGTGGACCCCGCGTTTCTTGAGGTTCAGCCCGGCCAGTACGTGTCCGGCACGACGCTGCAACTCCGCCAGCGCGACGAGTTCGAGCGCCTGCGCCCGATCAGGAACTTCCGACTCGATCCCGACCACTTCGAGATCGGCCCGTTCCGCTCGATCGCCCGCGAGATGGTCGGCGCGGCCCACCGCCCCGATTGTGACGTGCTCGTGCAGTCAGTCATCAAGCCCGCCGTCTCCACCGCCAAATGGGACCGCAACAACTGGTGGTACGGGATCGACCAGACGATCGATTCGGTGACTGGCAAGGACGGCGGGAGCTCGATGAACTGGGGTGAGGTCGGCAAGGCCATCACCGAACCCATCCAGCAGGCCGCCATGACTGAAAAACAACGTAGCCGTGAGGAACGCAGTCGTCGACGCGAGCGTGAGGAGAACGGCAACCGCTTCACCGGCGGGAGCGGCGAGGAGCCGACCGCCAGCCGGTCGGACGTCGCCCAGTTGCTCGATCAGCAGCGCGGGATGCGTGGCTATCACCTCTGCATCCGTATCATCGCCGTCAGCGACGATCGCGAGGAAGCACAGAAGCGCGTGCAGGATACCGCGGGGATGTTCCGCAACTTCTACGACTCGCGCTTCCAGCAGGGCTTCGTCCCGGTCAACCCCTCCGGCAAGAAGCTCCACCGGATGCTCCAGCACGCCGCGAGCCGGGAATACACCGACCGCAAAATGACCTTCCCCGTGGATACGCTTACCGGCGTCTGTAAAATCCCGACCGATCTCGCGCTCCAGCAGTTCGACCACTCGATGTCCGCCGCTGGACAGGGTGTTCCACCACGCACACCCCGGTTTGACTGGGACGAAGCGGGCCTCGACAGGGCGACGGCCTCGCTTACCGAGCGCCAGCGCGCGCTGCTGTCGACGACCGACCCGACCCAACCCTACTGGTACGGCTACGGGATGCGGAGCGAGGTCGAAGCCGGCGTCAAGCCCGACATCCTGAACGTTCACCAGTTCGTCGGTGGCTCGACTGGTGTCGGGAAAACCACGCTGCTCACCAACTTCTTCTATCAGGTGATGCAGCGCGGCCACGGCGGCCTGTTCTTCGATCCGAAGGGACAGGATGCCAAAGACATCGTTCGACTGTTGCCCGACCACCGCGAAGACGACCTCGTATTCATCGATATCGGTGCCGATGCCGAGTACGAGGTCGGCTTCAACTTTCTCGAAATCCCGCTCGAAGACCCCGATCCCGAGAGTCAAGCCTTCGATAGTGCCGTGAGCGCTCTCGCAGACGATTTCGAGGCGCTGCTGGCCCAGTCCGGTGACGGCAGCAGTTGGGGAGCGCGTATGAGCGGGATTACCCGCGCGGTCGTCCGTGGTCTCGCCGAGTATCAGGTGCGTACCGACGAGACCGTGACGATGCTGGATATGGCGTTCCTGCTCGCCGACGAGGAAGGCCGCCAGCGCATCCACGAGATGATGGGCGAGGAACGCATCGAGTGGATTCAACAGGCCACCCACGTCATCGCCGAATACTCGCAGGATGACCTCGAACCGCTATTCCGGCGGCTCTGGGAGTGGATCTTTTCGAGTACCATCCGCTCGGTCGCGAGCCACCCCTCCACAACGATCTCGATCGACGACATCGTGCGCGAGGGGAAGATCGTGGTCGTGCGGAACAGTTCGGGCGCGGACACGCCGAAGCGACTCATCACGACGGCACTCCTGCGACGATTGTGGGTATCGATCCGCGAGCAGACCAACCGCGACGATCACCCCGACCCGCCGCAGTTCTACGTCGTCTGCGACGAGTTCGATAAAGTCGTGAGCGAGAAGTCGAACATCCACAATATCCTGCGAGAGGCCCGTGCGTTCGGTCTCTCGCTGACGTTCGCCGCCCAGAACCTCGACACGGGTGGTGGTGACGACGTGGGTATCCCCGAGAGCATTCAGAAAGCGATCCGCGGCAACTGCAAGACGTTCCTCACCTTCGACCCCGGCGACCCCGAGGACGCCAAAGACATCGCCCACCAGCACTCGAAAAGCATCGACGGCGAGGACATCGAGGAGCTGTCGAAGTTTCGCATCTACATGCGGACTCACGACGATCAGGACGACAAGACCGACTCCTACAAGGTCCAGACGTTGCCGCCAGCGCCGGAATCGCTCTCCGACGGGAAAGTGCGTTCTGACGCCGAGACCAACACGTTGATCGCTGAGTCACAGGAACGCTACGGCCAGCCCGTCCGTTCGAACAGCGACATCAAAGACGAGATGCTGATCGATGCGACCGGCGGCACTGGCACGATCGACGCCGATGCAGCGCTGCCCGACGAGCTCGACATGGAGGACAAGCGCGTGCGTAATCGCGCGCTGAAAGTCATATACGACGAGTCGGTGCGGCAGGGCGATCCCGGCGGCTTCGTTGCCGTCGAGGACTGCCTCGGCCGCCTACGCCGGTATCTCCCCGGCGGCGAGGAGATCAACAGTGTCGGACAGGCATGGCGCGAGGTTTTCCAAGAAATCTCGGATGCCTACCTCGCCGACCGCGAGAACGTTATCGAGGAGGGTGAGGACGCCCAGACCGAGGTGAAGGCGCTCGATACGGGCTTCATGAACATCGGCCACAAGGAAAACGACGGCGGGAAAGAGCACTGGGAGCAGATGGCCGACGCCTACGTACCGTTCACACAGTTGGGCTTCGTCTTCGACATCCCCGAGCAGACGGGTGGAGCCATGCCCGACGGTCTCGCCAAGCTCGACGACGCGCTGTATCTGGATGATCTCGACGTCGACGACCACGATCGGGTAGCCACGCGGGTCAACAACTATCGCGACGAGCACGCGGTTCTCGACCGGCTGGCCGGGACGCAGGATGCGTTCATCGAATCCGAGCACTCGACAGGTCAAACACAGCCCTCGCAGACGATCTCGAACCTTGCACAAGCGCACAACGAGGGCCATCGGTGCCTGTTCATCTGCCGGCCGGGGGACGCAGAAGCGATCTATGATACGGTGGCCGGCGAGGAACCATGTTACCGGGATGGTCATTCTATTGAGGGCGAGCAGCGCTTCTACACGTTCACGAACAGTCTCAGCATTGACGGCCAGCAGATCACCCGCCCCGGTGCGTCCGACAACGTGTGGGTGTACGACGAGCAGACCGGCCAGTACATCCTCCGTGACAACGACGGCACCGAGCACGCACGCTTCAACACGGCAGCGGACATCTTCACCGACGCCAGCGCCTATCCTTCCGGTGGCGACCGGACGATCAAGCCGCCGGCCATCCCCGAATACGAGTTCGACGGTGGCGATCCGAACGCCGTCGAGTGGGACATCATCACCGTTCCCGAATCCGAACGTGACGAGGACGGCGAGAAGATACCGCTCTCGTCTGCTGATCTCGAACTCTACCGACCGGACGAGGAGAACCAACCGCTCTCAGAGATGATCTTACAAGTGTGCCACGGCGATGGCAGCGATGAACAGGCGGTTGAGCCGTCCAGTCCAGCGGATACGGCAGGGAAAGAGCCAACGGTGTCAGATGGTGGTTCTGACACAGCAGAAGTAGCAAACACCGACAAGACCGACGGTGTTAGCCAGAACGAAACCAACGAGGAAGAAACTCAGGGCTCTCACGATGATCCAGAAGCGGATAACATCTCCCGTCTCAGCTAA
- a CDS encoding ArsR family transcriptional regulator: MSSGPFSAETDGKELDFETIGEALGEPREELLIAFLETDREVLSTADLRDHTSVSRGSIIHHLDRLEQWGLVAEQDEREYHHGGGPTARTWTLTSRGRSFCDEVVSTPARVFVSPDDVAVLEQRVDSIETEIEEIKDAHNEMADFVEDLAQQLDSD, encoded by the coding sequence ATGAGTAGCGGACCATTCAGCGCAGAGACGGACGGCAAAGAGTTGGATTTTGAAACAATCGGGGAAGCACTTGGGGAGCCACGGGAAGAGTTACTCATCGCGTTTTTGGAAACTGACCGGGAGGTGTTGAGCACGGCAGATTTGCGCGATCATACATCTGTCTCTCGTGGTAGTATCATACACCATTTAGATCGGTTAGAGCAGTGGGGACTCGTCGCAGAACAAGATGAGCGGGAATATCATCACGGCGGTGGACCCACTGCTCGGACGTGGACGTTGACCTCACGGGGAAGATCGTTTTGCGACGAGGTAGTCTCAACACCAGCCCGTGTATTCGTCTCCCCGGACGACGTTGCAGTGCTTGAACAGCGGGTTGACTCAATCGAGACTGAGATTGAGGAAATAAAAGACGCCCACAACGAGATGGCTGATTTCGTTGAAGATCTCGCTCAACAGTTGGACTCTGACTGA